One window of the Candidatus Chryseobacterium colombiense genome contains the following:
- a CDS encoding heme-binding domain-containing protein, with protein sequence MKTSSLIVKGIGVIFLLLLVIQLFDTEKNVAVNDPEQSIEKHYKVPSHIQGLLKTSCYDCHSNNTVYPWYNNIQPVKWWLADHVNSGKKHLNFDEFNAYPKEKKIKKLNEIIETVKGGEMPLSSYTFTHHDAKLSSADKSEIEKWAVQVKKQIQ encoded by the coding sequence ATGAAAACGTCGTCTTTAATAGTAAAAGGAATAGGAGTTATCTTTTTGTTACTGCTTGTGATTCAGCTTTTTGATACCGAAAAGAATGTCGCGGTTAATGATCCGGAGCAGTCAATTGAAAAGCACTATAAGGTACCTTCTCATATACAGGGCTTATTAAAAACAAGCTGTTATGACTGTCATTCTAATAATACGGTATACCCATGGTATAATAATATACAGCCCGTAAAATGGTGGTTGGCAGATCACGTCAATTCTGGAAAAAAGCATTTGAATTTTGATGAATTTAATGCCTATCCTAAAGAAAAGAAAATAAAAAAATTAAATGAAATTATCGAAACCGTTAAAGGCGGAGAAATGCCTCTTAGCTCGTATACATTTACCCATCATGATGCAAAGTTATCTTCTGCAGATAAATCGGAAATAGAGAAATGGGCGGTGCAGGTTAAAAAGCAGATTCAATAA
- a CDS encoding FAD:protein FMN transferase produces MLREFKRPQKLMGNAFEITVVSNNESSANQHIDAAIVEIQRIERLLTTFSDESQTHFINKNAGIKPVKVDGEIFDLIERSLRISRITDGYFDISYGGIDKSFWNFDKQMQKLPNPELIKKHLKLVNYQNIILDRENQTVFLKQKGMRIGFGGIGKGYAAEMAKGLLQNRGVASGIVNASGDLTTWGNQADGKPWTVGIADPDNAGQPFSYMNITDMAVATSGNYEKFVIINGKKYSHTINPKTGMPVSGVKSVTIFCPNAEIADAMATPVSIMGIDSALNMINQINHLECIIIDDQDNIYSSQNINLK; encoded by the coding sequence ATGTTAAGAGAATTCAAAAGACCTCAAAAGTTAATGGGGAATGCTTTTGAAATTACCGTTGTAAGTAATAATGAAAGTTCTGCAAATCAGCATATCGATGCAGCTATTGTCGAAATCCAAAGAATTGAAAGACTTTTGACCACTTTCAGCGATGAAAGTCAAACCCATTTTATCAATAAAAATGCGGGTATCAAGCCTGTGAAAGTAGATGGGGAAATCTTTGATTTAATTGAAAGAAGTTTAAGAATCAGCAGGATAACGGACGGATATTTTGATATTTCCTATGGAGGAATCGACAAAAGTTTTTGGAATTTTGACAAGCAAATGCAGAAGCTTCCTAATCCTGAATTAATTAAAAAACATCTCAAATTAGTTAATTATCAAAATATTATTCTTGATCGTGAAAATCAAACTGTTTTTCTGAAACAAAAAGGAATGCGAATCGGTTTCGGTGGAATTGGGAAAGGGTATGCAGCGGAAATGGCAAAAGGGCTTCTTCAAAATAGAGGTGTAGCTTCCGGAATTGTGAATGCTTCGGGTGATTTAACGACTTGGGGAAATCAGGCAGACGGAAAACCATGGACGGTCGGAATTGCTGATCCGGATAACGCCGGACAGCCATTTTCTTATATGAATATTACAGATATGGCGGTGGCAACTTCCGGAAATTATGAAAAATTCGTCATCATTAACGGTAAAAAATATTCTCATACCATTAATCCTAAAACGGGAATGCCTGTTTCAGGTGTGAAAAGTGTTACGATTTTTTGTCCCAATGCAGAAATTGCTGATGCAATGGCAACTCCTGTAAGTATTATGGGAATTGATTCGGCTCTCAATATGATCAATCAGATCAATCATCTGGAATGCATCATTATTGATGATCAGGACAATATATATTCTTCTCAAAACATTAATTTAAAATGA
- a CDS encoding thioredoxin family protein, with protein MKTLFSAILMVVFAVGIQAQSRLESAKKQASQNKELILLNFSGSDWCIPCIKLHKNIIETDEFKKLEAENVVVYINADFPRNKKNQLSPELKKENALLADQYNQKGLFPYTLLLNAEGKILKSWEGLPSENALAFSKEIRNIKENHK; from the coding sequence ATGAAAACACTATTTTCAGCCATATTAATGGTTGTATTCGCTGTTGGCATTCAGGCGCAGAGCCGTTTAGAAAGTGCCAAAAAACAAGCTTCACAAAATAAAGAGCTCATCTTACTCAATTTTTCCGGTTCAGATTGGTGTATTCCATGCATCAAACTTCATAAGAATATCATTGAAACTGATGAATTTAAAAAACTGGAAGCCGAAAATGTTGTTGTTTACATTAATGCAGATTTTCCAAGAAACAAAAAGAATCAGCTTTCTCCGGAACTGAAAAAAGAAAATGCATTGCTTGCTGATCAGTATAACCAAAAAGGGTTATTTCCTTATACATTGTTGCTGAATGCTGAAGGTAAAATTCTCAAAAGCTGGGAAGGACTGCCTTCGGAGAATGCATTGGCTTTTAGCAAAGAGATCAGAAATATTAAAGAAAATCATAAATAA
- a CDS encoding GEVED domain-containing protein encodes MTKLYLFFLAVLLSIQSFAQQYQVAGTCTMTLGTNTYGPMYSTATSTAASRVAVIYPATQLTGVAGQALTGIYFKKITTGDMTGTPNFKVYLKETPNLDFGAAAIDWATTITGATLVYDSNPVAASVGAVGWKQFAFSNNFTYSGAQNLMVLMEYTNTGNTVNTTWEYEYTSPCVVTTNNNTTKYINNTTGGLGASLSNTNYRRPFISFSHTSAAACTGTVTGGTATASVTNACANVPFNLSLTGATMGTGITYQWQSSPAGANTFTNIAGATSISYGVANQTADTDYRCIVTCTNGGSTQNSSIVAVGQNSGTACLNYCAAVSSGGTGTLINKVQFGAINNDSSASQPTASPYYTYYPAATTTVTMGSTQNLSVTIGPAGTYTGAITSVWIDWNQDGTLSSTEHFYVGPGSGSAGIPSGTTVTVPVNIPVTALQGVTRMRIRTRGNANQNLPTDACTNFGSGETEDYNITVVAGTPCTGTPVTGTASATTTNACVGVPFDLTLTGYTIGGGITYQWYSRPAGAGTFTAIAGATAPTYTVASQTAATDYRCVVTCANSSQNATSNIVTVGQNLPIQCYCTPTAGSTSTSYYLNNIITTGAWSNINYTASSYNAYVNSNMTALSSPGNNVNISLDSSVPTSTYYYRVWVDWNQDGVFADPGELVLSNPSFASTLSGTIPVPAGTTLGNYRVRCSISWTGTVPPCGPAPYGNYVDFTLTVVTPPTCLPPTGLAVTGLSGNGAIISWATPATPPAGGYAYYVSTTPTQPAAPYGTTTSTSVDLAPILAPNTIYYWWVKAICSPTDNSYVAQGPSFMTTQIPAQLPYIQNFETANDLGLLNGTQPNKWFYGSATGNTGKSIYITNDNGVTNSYNIIAGSVVQAYRDIQIPLGTSLATFSFDWKAQGESSSFDYLRVWLVPSNFMPTPGTRIVAGTGRVQVGQYNLNSTWQSYSNTNLNLTSFAGSVMRLVFEWYNDTSGGTQPPAAVDNIVLRVCSTATPVVTVIPTSITHNAAQVSWTQDIGGASYKLRYRPVGSTQWLPSPTGVDIAAGSPQPFNLQAPNYPLLPATLYEVEVAAVCNTVNVGTYSHNEFTTKCDPTPPNVTFTNITSTSAVVNWSPLAASATYQLQWRKVGGTWSPPINLPNPPASTYLLSGLDPYTQYEVQVRNICVNSTTPNPWSSLARFTTERTCDIAPPGLTILELKPTSAKVQWDPYLGPDTTGKYVLRYRKVGIPGWTNIQVTNNIYTLTGLTELTKYEMEVANICSGTPGNFTLPYYFTTPTVIYCQMGASNSVGDYISKVTVTPNGKPQMVNTSAASTYTDYTAVVPAQIELIQGSVNNQLTIDKVVTADAGVVAWIDFNRNGEFDINERILVSGPNTAATATTTFSVPSDAFVSNVDYMYVVMRVALMKGGIPVNCTSFNSGEVEDYTVRISKKLAANLLNQDDILIYPNPVSTVLNVKNISKRANYKIYSSAGQLITSGIILNNKVDVHALINGMYVIDIQDGSTSVQKKFIKE; translated from the coding sequence ATGACAAAACTTTACTTATTTTTTTTAGCAGTTTTATTATCCATACAGAGCTTTGCCCAGCAATATCAGGTGGCAGGTACCTGTACAATGACTTTAGGAACCAATACCTATGGACCGATGTACAGTACAGCTACATCTACGGCTGCAAGCAGAGTTGCTGTCATTTATCCTGCTACACAGCTTACAGGTGTAGCCGGCCAGGCTTTGACCGGCATCTACTTTAAAAAAATAACAACCGGTGATATGACCGGAACTCCCAACTTTAAAGTATATTTAAAAGAAACTCCAAATCTAGATTTTGGAGCTGCCGCTATTGACTGGGCAACCACCATTACAGGAGCCACATTGGTATATGACTCCAATCCTGTGGCTGCATCTGTGGGAGCAGTAGGCTGGAAGCAGTTTGCTTTCTCAAACAACTTTACGTATTCTGGGGCACAGAACCTTATGGTTTTGATGGAATATACGAATACCGGAAATACGGTTAATACAACCTGGGAATATGAATATACATCGCCTTGCGTGGTCACAACAAACAATAATACGACCAAGTATATTAATAATACAACAGGAGGATTGGGAGCTTCTTTAAGCAATACAAACTACAGAAGACCGTTTATTTCATTTTCCCATACTTCTGCAGCAGCCTGTACAGGGACAGTGACGGGAGGAACAGCAACAGCATCTGTTACGAATGCTTGTGCGAATGTTCCTTTTAATTTGTCGCTTACAGGTGCCACAATGGGAACCGGGATTACTTACCAATGGCAAAGTTCTCCTGCTGGAGCAAATACTTTTACCAATATAGCAGGAGCTACTTCCATTTCTTATGGAGTAGCCAACCAAACAGCGGATACCGATTACCGGTGTATTGTAACCTGTACCAATGGCGGTAGTACACAAAACTCCAGTATCGTTGCTGTAGGGCAAAACTCAGGTACTGCCTGTCTTAATTATTGTGCGGCAGTGAGTTCCGGAGGAACAGGTACATTAATTAACAAAGTACAGTTTGGTGCTATTAATAATGATTCTTCAGCTTCTCAGCCTACGGCTTCTCCTTACTATACGTATTACCCTGCTGCTACAACTACGGTAACAATGGGGTCCACTCAGAATCTAAGTGTAACAATAGGTCCTGCAGGAACTTATACCGGAGCGATAACCTCCGTATGGATCGACTGGAACCAAGACGGGACATTAAGTTCCACAGAACATTTTTACGTAGGACCGGGAAGCGGTTCTGCCGGTATTCCTTCAGGAACAACAGTGACGGTACCTGTAAATATTCCCGTAACGGCTCTTCAGGGAGTCACCCGTATGCGTATCCGAACCAGAGGAAATGCAAATCAAAATCTTCCTACGGATGCCTGTACGAATTTCGGATCCGGTGAAACTGAAGATTATAATATTACTGTTGTCGCAGGTACTCCTTGTACAGGTACTCCAGTCACCGGTACAGCCTCTGCTACAACTACGAATGCTTGTGTGGGTGTACCATTTGATCTTACACTTACCGGTTATACAATTGGAGGAGGAATTACCTATCAATGGTATAGCCGTCCTGCTGGTGCAGGTACTTTCACTGCAATTGCCGGAGCTACCGCTCCTACTTACACCGTTGCAAGTCAAACAGCAGCTACCGATTATCGCTGTGTAGTTACCTGTGCCAACAGTAGCCAGAATGCCACTTCAAATATTGTTACTGTAGGGCAGAACCTTCCTATACAGTGTTATTGTACACCAACAGCCGGAAGCACTTCTACCTCTTATTATTTAAACAATATTATTACAACCGGAGCTTGGTCTAATATTAACTATACAGCATCCTCATATAATGCGTATGTAAATTCTAATATGACCGCGTTGTCCTCTCCCGGAAATAACGTGAATATCAGCTTAGATTCTTCAGTCCCAACAAGTACTTATTATTATAGAGTGTGGGTAGACTGGAATCAAGACGGGGTTTTCGCTGATCCAGGGGAGCTTGTTCTTTCAAACCCTTCTTTTGCATCAACATTATCAGGAACAATACCTGTACCTGCAGGGACTACGTTGGGGAATTATAGGGTAAGATGTTCAATTTCTTGGACTGGAACAGTTCCTCCTTGCGGTCCTGCACCATATGGAAATTACGTAGACTTTACATTGACCGTAGTTACACCACCAACTTGTTTACCTCCTACTGGTTTAGCAGTAACTGGTTTATCGGGTAATGGGGCAATTATAAGCTGGGCAACTCCTGCGACTCCTCCGGCTGGCGGATATGCGTACTATGTTTCTACAACTCCAACGCAGCCTGCAGCACCTTATGGAACAACAACATCAACTTCGGTAGACCTTGCTCCGATTTTAGCTCCGAACACAATCTATTACTGGTGGGTGAAAGCAATTTGTTCTCCTACAGATAATAGCTATGTAGCTCAGGGACCTAGTTTTATGACCACACAGATCCCGGCTCAGCTTCCTTATATTCAGAATTTTGAAACAGCAAATGATTTAGGATTACTGAACGGAACACAACCTAATAAATGGTTCTATGGTTCTGCAACCGGAAATACCGGAAAGTCCATCTATATTACCAATGATAACGGAGTAACAAATTCTTATAATATTATAGCTGGAAGTGTAGTACAGGCGTACAGAGATATTCAGATTCCGCTGGGAACCAGCCTTGCTACCTTTTCTTTTGACTGGAAAGCACAGGGTGAGAGTTCCTCGTTTGATTATTTAAGAGTATGGTTGGTGCCATCCAATTTTATGCCTACACCGGGAACCCGAATCGTGGCAGGAACAGGAAGAGTTCAGGTAGGACAGTATAATTTAAATAGTACTTGGCAGTCTTATTCTAATACCAATTTAAACCTTACCAGCTTTGCAGGAAGTGTAATGCGTTTAGTGTTTGAATGGTATAATGATACTTCTGGAGGAACGCAGCCACCAGCAGCCGTTGATAATATTGTACTAAGAGTTTGTAGTACTGCTACACCTGTTGTTACAGTAATTCCAACCTCTATTACGCATAATGCAGCTCAGGTTAGCTGGACACAGGATATCGGTGGAGCTTCTTATAAATTGAGATACCGTCCGGTAGGTTCAACTCAATGGCTGCCTTCACCGACTGGGGTAGATATAGCAGCTGGTTCTCCTCAGCCTTTTAATCTTCAAGCACCGAATTATCCACTATTACCAGCAACGTTATACGAGGTTGAAGTAGCAGCGGTTTGTAATACGGTGAATGTAGGAACCTATTCCCACAATGAGTTTACTACAAAATGTGATCCGACTCCACCGAATGTGACTTTTACTAATATTACATCTACTTCGGCTGTTGTGAACTGGTCACCATTGGCAGCAAGTGCTACCTACCAGTTACAATGGAGAAAAGTAGGAGGAACTTGGTCTCCACCAATTAACTTACCAAATCCACCGGCAAGTACATATCTACTTTCAGGTTTAGATCCGTATACACAGTATGAAGTTCAGGTAAGAAATATATGTGTTAATTCAACAACACCTAACCCGTGGTCTAGCTTAGCAAGATTTACCACTGAGAGAACTTGTGATATTGCACCTCCGGGATTAACCATTCTTGAGCTAAAGCCAACAAGTGCTAAAGTCCAATGGGATCCTTATCTAGGACCGGATACTACAGGTAAATATGTATTGAGATACAGAAAAGTAGGAATTCCGGGATGGACTAATATTCAGGTAACGAATAATATTTATACTCTTACCGGTTTAACGGAGCTTACTAAATATGAAATGGAGGTAGCTAATATTTGTAGCGGTACTCCTGGTAATTTTACGTTACCGTACTATTTTACCACTCCAACAGTAATTTACTGTCAGATGGGAGCATCGAATTCTGTAGGTGATTATATCTCTAAAGTAACAGTAACTCCTAATGGCAAACCACAGATGGTAAATACTTCTGCAGCTTCAACGTATACCGATTATACAGCTGTAGTCCCTGCTCAGATTGAATTGATCCAGGGATCAGTAAACAACCAGTTGACGATTGATAAAGTGGTAACCGCAGATGCAGGAGTTGTAGCATGGATCGATTTCAACAGAAACGGAGAATTTGATATCAATGAAAGAATTCTGGTATCCGGACCAAATACTGCTGCAACAGCAACGACAACATTCAGTGTACCTTCAGATGCATTTGTAAGTAATGTAGACTATATGTATGTCGTGATGAGAGTAGCCTTAATGAAAGGAGGAATTCCGGTAAACTGTACTAGCTTCAACAGTGGAGAAGTGGAAGATTACACGGTAAGAATCTCTAAGAAACTAGCTGCTAATCTGCTGAATCAGGATGATATCTTAATTTATCCTAATCCAGTAAGCACGGTATTGAATGTTAAGAATATCAGCAAGAGAGCTAATTATAAGATTTATAGTTCTGCAGGACAGTTGATCACAAGTGGAATTATCTTAAACAATAAGGTAGATGTTCATGCTTTAATCAACGGAATGTATGTGATCGATATTCAGGATGGTTCAACTTCGGTACAGAAAAAATTCATCAAGGAATAA
- a CDS encoding DUF4266 domain-containing protein produces MKNLIKISACLLITVASVQSCTTVKEYEKNKLNDAEMVLGNRTIEKTELSFQSYREGSSGANAGKVGGGCGCN; encoded by the coding sequence ATGAAAAACCTTATAAAAATATCAGCTTGCTTACTGATCACAGTTGCTTCAGTACAGTCTTGCACAACTGTAAAAGAGTACGAAAAAAACAAATTAAATGACGCTGAAATGGTTCTTGGAAACAGAACAATTGAAAAAACAGAACTCAGCTTTCAATCCTACAGAGAAGGATCTTCTGGCGCAAACGCAGGAAAAGTAGGAGGCGGGTGCGGCTGTAATTAA
- a CDS encoding cation-translocating P-type ATPase: MNYNIPEELKGLTETEVAASRKKYGYNRLEAVKKETWADMLIDILKEPMLILLICVSLIYVIIGDYGEALFMLVAIIGVTAISFYQDNRSKKALEELEKLNEPLSKVIRNSKVIQIPTFEIAVGDLCITEEGNLINADGTIVHSNDFSVNQSSLTGESFSVFKDSKSEDNKVYSGTITVSGLAVFEVEQIGKETKVGKIGQSILGIKEEISPLQLQIRNFVKGMAIIGLVIFMAVCIFSYIKTEDFVTSLLSGLTLAMSVLPEEIPVAFTTFMALGAWKLMREGIIIKRSSIVETLGSVTVICTDKTGTITENSMQLKHLYDYKSDTIYEQENFKTKELDELIDYAMWSSEPVPFDPMEITLHKIYEQTQEPDNRKNYQLFHEYPLEGKPPMMTHLFENEQKDRIIAAKGAPEAILNVSKLSEEEKNKIRNIVKEFGEQGYRVLGVTKSHFEGNNFPEKQQDFSFEFLGLTVFYDPPKKEIKEVFKHIYDAGIKVKVITGDNADTTKAIAIQAGILNDAPAVNGSEVTSSSEEDLMKLSEKTTLFTRMFPEAKLEVVNALKAQGNVVAMLGDGVNDGPALKAAHIGVAMGNKGTEIAKSAAALVITNDDLEKLVVGIAAGRRIYANIKKAVQYIISIHIPIILTVSLPLFLGWVFPHIFTPVHVIFLELVMGPTCSIVYENEPIEKDAMRRPPRMLTDTFLNWRELMVSIIQGLVITAGILWMYQYSVDLGNDEPKTRSLVFSTLIFANILLSLVNRSFYYSIFESFKNRNFLLMGISVLVLVLLFIILYIKPVSGFFSVTPLAAKELGITVLVAAVSVLWFEIYKLVKRNIGRK, translated from the coding sequence ATGAATTATAATATACCTGAAGAGCTGAAAGGTCTTACTGAGACCGAGGTAGCAGCTTCCCGAAAAAAATACGGATATAACCGGCTAGAAGCGGTTAAAAAGGAAACATGGGCAGATATGCTTATTGACATTCTGAAAGAGCCTATGCTTATTTTACTCATATGTGTTTCTCTTATCTATGTAATTATAGGCGATTATGGAGAGGCATTATTTATGTTGGTGGCGATAATAGGAGTGACGGCGATCTCTTTTTATCAGGACAACCGAAGTAAAAAGGCCCTGGAAGAGCTCGAAAAACTGAATGAGCCCTTAAGCAAGGTGATCAGAAATTCAAAGGTTATTCAAATACCAACTTTTGAAATTGCTGTGGGAGACCTCTGCATTACCGAAGAAGGCAATCTGATCAATGCGGACGGTACAATCGTACATAGCAATGATTTTTCCGTCAATCAGTCTTCACTTACAGGAGAGAGCTTTTCTGTTTTTAAAGACAGCAAATCAGAAGATAATAAGGTATACAGCGGAACAATTACGGTTTCCGGACTTGCTGTTTTTGAAGTGGAACAAATAGGAAAAGAAACCAAAGTAGGAAAAATAGGACAATCTATATTGGGAATAAAAGAAGAAATCTCTCCTTTACAGCTTCAAATCCGGAATTTTGTAAAAGGTATGGCCATTATTGGGCTGGTTATCTTTATGGCGGTATGCATCTTCAGTTATATTAAAACGGAAGATTTTGTGACGAGTTTGCTGAGCGGTCTCACCTTGGCGATGTCTGTGCTTCCGGAGGAAATTCCTGTGGCTTTTACAACCTTTATGGCTTTGGGAGCCTGGAAGCTGATGCGGGAAGGAATTATTATCAAACGAAGCAGCATTGTCGAAACGTTGGGTAGTGTTACAGTAATATGTACAGATAAAACAGGAACAATTACTGAAAATTCAATGCAGCTAAAGCATCTTTATGACTATAAGTCTGATACGATTTATGAACAGGAGAATTTTAAAACAAAAGAACTGGATGAGCTTATTGATTATGCGATGTGGAGCAGTGAGCCAGTTCCTTTTGATCCGATGGAAATAACCCTACATAAGATTTATGAGCAGACTCAGGAACCTGACAACAGAAAGAATTATCAGTTATTTCACGAATATCCGTTGGAAGGAAAACCTCCTATGATGACTCATCTTTTTGAAAATGAACAAAAAGACAGGATTATTGCTGCAAAAGGTGCCCCGGAGGCCATCCTTAATGTTTCTAAGCTTTCAGAAGAGGAAAAGAATAAAATCAGAAATATTGTAAAAGAATTTGGAGAACAAGGATATCGGGTGCTTGGAGTTACTAAATCTCATTTTGAAGGAAATAATTTCCCTGAAAAGCAGCAGGATTTCAGTTTTGAATTTTTAGGACTGACTGTATTTTATGATCCGCCTAAAAAAGAAATAAAAGAAGTATTTAAGCATATTTATGATGCAGGGATTAAGGTAAAAGTAATTACAGGAGACAATGCGGATACCACAAAAGCCATTGCAATACAGGCCGGTATTCTGAATGATGCTCCAGCCGTTAATGGAAGTGAAGTGACCTCAAGTTCAGAAGAAGATTTAATGAAGCTTTCTGAAAAAACCACCTTATTCACAAGAATGTTTCCTGAAGCTAAGCTTGAAGTGGTGAATGCTCTGAAAGCACAAGGTAATGTAGTGGCTATGTTGGGAGACGGAGTGAATGACGGACCTGCATTAAAAGCAGCTCATATAGGAGTGGCAATGGGAAATAAAGGAACCGAAATTGCTAAATCGGCCGCAGCTTTGGTGATTACAAATGATGATCTTGAAAAGCTGGTAGTTGGAATTGCTGCGGGAAGGAGAATTTATGCCAACATAAAAAAAGCGGTTCAATATATTATTTCTATTCATATTCCTATTATTCTTACTGTCTCTTTACCATTATTTTTGGGATGGGTATTTCCTCACATATTTACCCCGGTTCATGTTATTTTCCTTGAGCTGGTAATGGGACCTACCTGTTCCATTGTATATGAAAATGAGCCTATTGAAAAAGATGCAATGCGCAGGCCTCCCAGAATGCTTACCGATACATTTCTGAACTGGAGAGAGCTTATGGTAAGTATTATCCAGGGACTGGTTATCACAGCGGGAATATTATGGATGTATCAATATTCCGTTGATCTGGGAAATGATGAACCCAAGACAAGATCTTTGGTATTCAGTACTTTGATATTTGCGAATATATTATTGAGTTTAGTAAACCGATCTTTCTATTACAGTATTTTTGAAAGTTTTAAAAACCGTAATTTTTTATTGATGGGGATTTCGGTATTGGTTCTTGTACTGTTGTTTATCATTCTGTACATAAAGCCGGTATCTGGATTCTTTAGTGTAACCCCTCTTGCTGCGAAAGAATTGGGGATAACAGTTCTGGTGGCTGCTGTTTCAGTGTTATGGTTTGAAATATATAAGCTCGTAAAAAGGAATATTGGAAGAAAATAA
- a CDS encoding DUF3570 domain-containing protein, whose amino-acid sequence MKKIIISIFALFGIFNAKAQETPNSEQPKKLSFDEANLVSSYYKQNGNNSAVTGGIGTEKLTDISNTIDVTMVKYDKKARKNKFNFSVGIDHYTSASSDMIDLKANSSASHADNRIYPALSWSRENDTKGTTLMAGVSFSTEFDYQSYGANIGFSQKTKNRMGEFTAKFQAYLDQVKLIAPIELRTNGSTGGEHENYGTSGRNTFALSLSYSQIINQNFQVEFLADGVQQTGYLSLPFHRVYFTDNSVHQEALPDKRFKIPLGVRANYFLGDKVIFRAYYRYYTDDWGLKSNTLSLETPVKISPFVSVSPFYRYYSQTAAKYFAPYQQHTAFDDFYTSNYDLSKFSSNFYGAGIRISPKNGLFGVERLNMLEIRYGHYTKSVGMKSDIISLNLRFK is encoded by the coding sequence ATGAAAAAAATTATAATAAGCATTTTCGCTCTTTTTGGAATTTTTAATGCAAAAGCCCAGGAAACGCCCAATAGTGAGCAGCCTAAAAAACTTAGTTTTGATGAAGCCAATTTGGTATCCAGCTATTATAAGCAGAATGGAAATAACTCAGCGGTTACAGGAGGGATAGGAACAGAAAAATTAACGGATATTTCCAATACCATTGATGTAACAATGGTGAAATATGATAAAAAAGCCAGAAAGAATAAATTTAATTTCAGCGTGGGTATAGATCATTACACATCTGCTTCCTCCGACATGATAGATTTAAAAGCCAATTCATCTGCATCACATGCCGACAATCGAATTTACCCGGCTCTTAGCTGGAGTAGGGAAAATGACACGAAAGGAACTACATTAATGGCCGGAGTTTCATTTTCAACAGAATTTGATTATCAGTCCTATGGCGCCAATATTGGCTTTTCGCAAAAAACAAAAAATAGAATGGGGGAGTTTACAGCGAAATTTCAGGCGTATCTTGATCAGGTAAAACTGATTGCCCCGATTGAGCTTAGAACAAATGGGAGCACAGGAGGAGAACACGAAAATTACGGAACCAGCGGAAGAAATACTTTTGCATTGTCATTATCGTATTCACAAATTATCAATCAGAATTTCCAGGTTGAATTTTTGGCAGATGGTGTTCAGCAGACGGGATATTTAAGTTTGCCTTTCCATCGCGTTTATTTTACGGACAATTCAGTTCATCAGGAAGCTTTGCCGGATAAACGGTTCAAGATTCCTTTGGGTGTAAGAGCTAATTATTTTCTTGGAGATAAGGTAATTTTTAGAGCTTATTACAGATATTATACTGATGACTGGGGATTAAAGTCGAATACCTTAAGTCTGGAAACTCCAGTGAAGATTTCACCTTTTGTTTCGGTAAGTCCGTTTTACAGATATTATTCTCAGACAGCGGCTAAATATTTTGCGCCTTATCAGCAGCACACGGCTTTTGATGATTTCTATACGAGTAATTATGATCTTTCAAAATTCAGCAGTAATTTTTACGGAGCTGGAATCAGGATTAGCCCAAAGAATGGTTTGTTTGGTGTTGAAAGACTGAATATGCTGGAAATAAGATATGGGCATTATACCAAATCTGTAGGAATGAAATCAGACATTATTTCATTAAACTTAAGATTTAAATAA